In a single window of the Pelagibacterium sp. 26DY04 genome:
- a CDS encoding LysR substrate-binding domain-containing protein: MTRSFPIPLNALRAIEAVARLGRLAAAAEALGVTPGAVSQHIRRAEERTGTLLFERTAHGLVPTGELMAILPALQTGFDALEQASARLIADEGHVLTVTLGHVSASRWLVWRLARFNARHPEIEVRLLPTDQLVDLARPDIDCGIRFGKGNWPGVEALALARAEVFPVCAPALAARLHQPSDLSKVPVIRDQMTMLSWPQWLAAARVPDLSLSGPVYTDPALSFDAATSGQGVLLAVGIMADYALDNGQLVRPFRQSVVPDNGYWFAMAAGRQLPARTRKFRDWLLDEMGPYSLE, encoded by the coding sequence GTGACGAGATCCTTTCCCATTCCCCTCAATGCCTTGCGGGCCATCGAGGCTGTCGCGCGTCTGGGCCGGCTGGCCGCAGCCGCCGAAGCGCTGGGCGTCACCCCAGGAGCCGTCAGCCAGCATATAAGGCGCGCAGAGGAGCGTACCGGCACGCTGTTGTTCGAGCGCACCGCACACGGGCTGGTGCCCACCGGCGAACTTATGGCCATCCTGCCCGCGCTGCAGACGGGCTTTGATGCGCTGGAACAGGCGAGCGCCCGGCTGATCGCCGATGAAGGTCACGTGCTCACCGTTACCCTGGGCCATGTCTCGGCATCGCGCTGGCTGGTCTGGCGGCTCGCCCGGTTCAACGCGCGTCATCCCGAAATCGAAGTGCGCCTGTTGCCCACCGACCAGCTCGTCGATCTCGCCCGGCCCGACATCGATTGCGGCATTCGCTTCGGCAAGGGAAACTGGCCGGGCGTCGAGGCTCTGGCCCTGGCCCGGGCAGAAGTCTTTCCGGTCTGCGCTCCGGCGCTCGCGGCGCGCCTGCACCAACCTTCCGATTTGTCGAAGGTTCCCGTGATCCGCGACCAGATGACCATGCTGTCCTGGCCGCAATGGCTCGCCGCCGCCAGGGTGCCCGATCTCTCATTGTCCGGGCCGGTCTATACCGATCCGGCCCTCTCTTTCGATGCAGCGACCTCGGGGCAAGGCGTGCTTCTTGCCGTGGGCATCATGGCCGATTACGCGCTGGACAATGGACAGCTTGTGCGGCCCTTCCGACAAAGCGTTGTGCCGGACAACGGCTATTGGTTCGCGATGGCAGCGGGACGTCAATTGCCGGCGCGGACGCGAAAGTTCCGCGATTGGCTGCTGGACGAAATGGGTCCTTACAGTTTAGAATAA
- the mbfA gene encoding iron exporter MbfA: MLSRFLSSKRDFSSLSEKEILALAISAEEEDGRIYAAYAERLRENYPASAAIFEGMAAEEDSHRRRLIDRYAERFGATIIPIRREHVRGFITRKPVWLMAELDLDTVRAQAREMEQDAALFYAEAAKRTQDAATRKLLGDLERAERGHEHAAEQLENAHLTLDARNTEKDTAHRNFLLTYVQPGLAGLMDGSVSTLAPIFAAAFATGDTWSTFLVGLAASVGAGISMGFTEAASDDGRLTGRGSPVKRGFASGIMTALGGLGHALPYLIPHFWTATSIAIAVVVIELWAIAWIQKRFMDTPFWRAVTQVVLGGSLVFAAGIIIGNA, encoded by the coding sequence ATGTTGTCCCGTTTCCTGTCTTCCAAGCGTGATTTCTCCAGCCTTTCCGAAAAGGAAATCCTCGCCCTTGCCATTTCCGCCGAGGAGGAGGATGGCCGCATCTATGCCGCCTATGCCGAGCGGCTGCGCGAGAACTACCCGGCTTCGGCGGCCATCTTTGAAGGCATGGCGGCCGAGGAGGACAGCCACCGCCGCCGGCTCATCGACCGTTACGCCGAGCGCTTCGGTGCCACCATCATCCCGATCCGGCGCGAGCATGTGCGCGGGTTTATAACCCGCAAGCCGGTCTGGCTGATGGCCGAACTCGATCTCGATACAGTTCGCGCCCAGGCCCGCGAGATGGAGCAGGATGCCGCCCTCTTTTACGCCGAAGCCGCAAAACGCACCCAGGACGCAGCCACGCGAAAACTCCTGGGCGATCTCGAACGCGCCGAACGCGGCCATGAGCACGCCGCCGAACAGCTCGAAAATGCGCATCTGACGCTCGACGCCCGGAACACGGAAAAGGACACCGCCCACCGCAATTTCCTTTTGACCTATGTCCAGCCGGGCCTGGCGGGCCTGATGGACGGATCGGTTTCGACCCTGGCCCCGATCTTTGCCGCCGCCTTTGCCACGGGCGACACCTGGTCGACTTTCCTTGTCGGGCTCGCCGCGTCGGTGGGCGCTGGCATTTCCATGGGCTTTACGGAAGCGGCCAGCGATGACGGCCGGCTCACCGGTCGCGGCTCACCGGTCAAGCGCGGCTTTGCCTCCGGCATCATGACCGCGCTGGGTGGGCTGGGCCATGCCCTGCCCTATCTCATCCCGCATTTCTGGACGGCCACCTCCATCGCCATCGCCGTGGTGGTGATCGAACTCTGGGCCATCGCCTGGATCCAGAAGCGATTCATGGATACCCCGTTCTGGCGCGCGGTGACGCAAGTGGTGCTGGGCGGCTCGCTGGTCTTTGCCGCCGGGATCATCATCGGCAACGCCTGA
- a CDS encoding LysR family transcriptional regulator, which yields MDFSWDDLRLFLVVARLGGLSAARGTTGLSAATLGRRVTALERQIGEPLFVRTQTGFTLTRAGEALLERAEDVEAAMRALTHWREGAIGARVVRVSAGTWTTDFLARHMDALWSPGDGFRVEFVTAYEKIDIGRRAADIGVRSERPVEPNLAGRRLTPVAYALYCAPRLAAGVKDGLFVGVTGPAANTASARWLMAHHGDRIVASGNDAHSVRELVAGGAGLTVLPCFVGDADPRLSRIRGPIPELAGEQWLVLHHEERHSPPVRRLADRIAKLMKDNAALFAGELPR from the coding sequence ATGGATTTCTCCTGGGACGATCTGCGGCTGTTCCTTGTTGTTGCGCGGCTGGGCGGGCTGTCGGCGGCGCGCGGGACCACGGGATTGAGTGCGGCAACGCTGGGCCGGCGCGTGACGGCGCTGGAGCGGCAGATCGGCGAGCCCCTGTTCGTCCGTACGCAAACCGGCTTCACTCTCACCCGCGCCGGCGAAGCGTTGCTCGAGCGCGCCGAGGACGTGGAAGCGGCCATGCGGGCGCTCACCCATTGGCGTGAGGGGGCGATCGGTGCGCGCGTGGTACGCGTTTCGGCCGGCACCTGGACCACCGATTTCCTCGCCCGGCACATGGACGCGCTCTGGTCGCCCGGCGACGGCTTCCGCGTCGAATTCGTCACCGCCTACGAAAAGATCGACATCGGCCGCCGCGCCGCCGATATCGGGGTCCGCTCCGAGCGTCCGGTCGAGCCGAACCTTGCTGGCCGGCGGCTGACGCCGGTCGCCTACGCGCTCTATTGCGCGCCGCGGCTGGCCGCCGGGGTCAAGGACGGACTGTTTGTCGGCGTCACCGGCCCGGCCGCCAATACCGCTTCGGCCCGCTGGCTCATGGCCCATCACGGCGACCGCATCGTTGCCAGCGGCAATGACGCCCATTCGGTGCGCGAACTGGTCGCCGGCGGTGCGGGGCTCACCGTTCTCCCCTGTTTCGTCGGCGATGCCGATCCGCGCCTTTCGCGCATTCGCGGGCCCATTCCCGAACTCGCCGGCGAGCAATGGCTGGTGCTCCATCATGAGGAGCGCCACAGCCCACCGGTTCGCAGGCTTGCCGACAGGATCGCCAAGCTGATGAAGGACAATGCCGCGCTGTTTGCCGGCGAGCTACCGCGCTAG
- a CDS encoding DUF2306 domain-containing protein, translating to MDATALTTASFVIQIHAGAAVLSFLLGTLVLLLKKGTRLHKAMGRAWVVLMVTVALSSFLITEVRMFGPYSFIHALSVFTLVGLVQAVRAIRRGDVKAHRATMTGLYGGALILAGAFTLVPGRRMHQVLFADGGWTALWLALGFAAAIGTVLVVRRWIEGREVLAR from the coding sequence ATGGATGCAACCGCCCTTACCACTGCTTCCTTCGTCATCCAGATTCACGCCGGCGCGGCCGTGCTCTCTTTCCTGCTCGGCACGCTCGTGCTGCTGCTCAAAAAGGGCACGCGGCTGCACAAGGCGATGGGGCGCGCATGGGTGGTGCTGATGGTGACCGTGGCGCTTTCCTCCTTTCTCATCACCGAAGTGAGGATGTTCGGCCCCTATAGTTTCATCCATGCGCTGTCGGTCTTCACCCTCGTGGGGCTGGTGCAGGCCGTCCGGGCAATCAGGCGTGGCGATGTGAAAGCGCACCGCGCCACCATGACCGGGCTTTATGGCGGCGCGCTGATCCTGGCGGGCGCCTTCACGCTGGTGCCGGGCCGGCGCATGCATCAAGTGCTGTTCGCCGATGGCGGGTGGACGGCGTTGTGGCTGGCGCTCGGGTTTGCCGCGGCGATCGGCACCGTGCTGGTGGTCCGCCGCTGGATCGAAGGGCGAGAGGTGCTAGCGCGGTAG
- a CDS encoding LytTR family DNA-binding domain-containing protein: protein MSDTPLRLTLRQLQAAYRDPMALATMIGVGIIAGITGPFSTFAHLAPAPRLFYWLLIALGTYGAGLVGAILAREWLLPPGKPVIALILVQGVGASIPVTACVVLISMMFFPDLSVTGLSLGELFVYCLLISLALMVVLEGVIAPQMKKRNVVAAPPAVEAPPILDRLPKPVRGKLSHMSMADHYVEVFTDRGKAMILMRLADAIAETRGTEGIQIHRSHWVALDAIAALKRLDGRPVVALVDGTELPVSRTHINAVRAALERK from the coding sequence GTGAGCGACACGCCGTTGCGATTGACGCTTCGCCAATTGCAGGCCGCCTATCGCGACCCCATGGCGCTCGCCACCATGATCGGGGTGGGAATCATCGCGGGCATCACCGGCCCGTTCTCGACCTTTGCGCATCTCGCCCCGGCACCACGCCTGTTCTATTGGCTGCTGATCGCATTGGGAACTTATGGGGCGGGCCTTGTCGGCGCCATTCTGGCGCGGGAGTGGCTGCTGCCGCCCGGCAAGCCGGTGATCGCGCTTATCCTCGTACAGGGCGTCGGCGCCTCGATCCCGGTCACCGCCTGCGTCGTGCTGATCAGCATGATGTTCTTCCCCGATCTCAGCGTCACCGGGCTGAGTCTGGGGGAACTCTTTGTCTATTGCCTTTTGATCTCGCTGGCGCTGATGGTGGTGCTCGAAGGGGTGATCGCGCCGCAGATGAAAAAGCGTAATGTGGTTGCGGCTCCCCCTGCCGTCGAGGCTCCACCGATCCTCGACCGGCTGCCCAAACCGGTCCGGGGCAAGCTCAGCCACATGTCGATGGCCGATCATTATGTGGAAGTGTTCACCGATCGCGGCAAAGCCATGATCCTGATGCGCCTGGCGGACGCCATTGCCGAGACCCGTGGCACCGAAGGCATCCAGATCCACCGCAGCCACTGGGTCGCCCTCGATGCCATCGCCGCCCTCAAGCGCCTCGACGGCCGCCCGGTGGTGGCGCTTGTCGATGGCACAGAACTCCCGGTCTCGCGCACCCACATCAACGCGGTGCGGGCGGCGCTAGAGAGGAAGTGA
- the arr gene encoding NAD(+)--rifampin ADP-ribosyltransferase, with protein MPATASMYSQSFFHGTKADLKTGDLIAVGHVSNFLEGKSLSWVYFAATLDAAIWGAELAVGNGPGRIYVVEPTGPIEDDPNLTDKKFPGNPTLSYRSRDPLRVIAEATNWQGHSAERLQEMKDGLARLKAEGSAIVID; from the coding sequence ATGCCAGCGACTGCCAGCATGTACTCACAATCATTCTTCCACGGCACCAAGGCCGATCTGAAAACGGGAGACCTGATCGCCGTCGGCCATGTGTCCAACTTTCTCGAAGGCAAATCTCTGTCCTGGGTTTATTTCGCGGCCACGTTGGATGCAGCGATTTGGGGTGCCGAGTTGGCGGTGGGCAATGGACCGGGGCGGATTTATGTCGTGGAGCCAACCGGGCCGATCGAGGACGACCCTAATCTCACGGACAAGAAGTTCCCCGGCAACCCGACGCTGTCCTATCGCTCCCGCGATCCGCTGCGCGTTATTGCCGAAGCGACGAACTGGCAAGGGCACTCGGCTGAACGGTTGCAGGAGATGAAGGACGGCCTTGCCCGATTGAAGGCGGAGGGTTCCGCCATCGTCATCGATTAA
- the infB gene encoding translation initiation factor IF-2: MTDKDKTSDNSGSGKKTLTLKGAPNLGARPGMSRSSRTVVVEKRTRRLGGPGSGAPQQSGGGAPSGGGGRPQSGQRPGGRPQSGSPRQNPTNSASLTQSENQARERALREAAARAEEDRIKAEQEAQRLAEIDARRKAEREEAERRAAEAEAAKAEAAANDELAEIVPVKAGQARPKPQAKPSPRAAQPDMPPPPPPGEGEDDRVRRRAAPAPKALVDRDELERAKRNAAPRPGATPARRGNDGSSRGRLNVNSALDDNDQRGPSLAAMRRRQNKKMGRNTKVAQPKLSREVTIPEAITVGELANRMAERAVDVIKLLMAQGQMAKINDVIDADTAELIATELGHTVKRVAESDVEEGLFDDVTNDEAGDLVGRPPVVTIMGHVDHGKTSLLDAIREANVVSTEAGGITQHIGAYQVEKDGQKITFLDTPGHEAFTAMRARGAQATDIAILVVAADDGVMPQTIESIKHAKAAGVPIIVAVNKIDKPGADPNRVRTELLQHEVFVESMGGEVLDVEVSALKKTNLDGLLEAILLQSEVLELKAPEKGRAEGLVIESKLDKGRGAVATMLVQRGTLSVGDIVVAGTEWAKVRALIDDKGAQVKSASPSTPVEVLGFSGVPDAGDRFAVVENEARAREVTEYRQRVIREKTAGGGATSLEQMMNQLKASGIAKFPLLIKGDVQGSVEAIVTALNKLSTDEVSAQILYSGVGGITESDVTLATASNAVIIGFNVRANKQAAELANREGIEIRYYNIIYDLIDDVKGVMSGMLAPEVRETFIGNAEILEVFNISKVGKVAGCRVTDGMVERGAGVRLIRDNVVIHEGRLSTLKRFKDEVKEVQAGQECGMAFEKYEDMRVGDVIECYRVEKVQRSL; the protein is encoded by the coding sequence ATGACCGACAAGGACAAGACCAGCGACAATTCGGGTTCGGGCAAGAAGACCCTGACCCTCAAGGGCGCGCCCAATCTCGGCGCTCGTCCCGGCATGTCGCGGTCCTCACGCACGGTGGTTGTTGAAAAGCGCACGCGGCGCCTGGGCGGCCCGGGTTCGGGCGCGCCTCAGCAGTCGGGCGGTGGCGCACCTTCAGGTGGCGGCGGCCGTCCGCAATCGGGACAGCGGCCTGGCGGACGCCCGCAATCGGGCAGCCCGCGCCAGAACCCGACCAATTCGGCAAGCCTGACCCAAAGCGAGAACCAGGCCCGCGAACGCGCCCTGCGTGAAGCCGCCGCGCGCGCCGAGGAAGACCGCATCAAGGCCGAACAGGAGGCCCAGCGCCTCGCCGAGATCGACGCCCGCCGCAAGGCCGAGCGCGAGGAAGCAGAACGCCGCGCCGCCGAAGCGGAGGCCGCCAAGGCCGAGGCTGCGGCCAATGACGAGCTCGCCGAGATCGTGCCGGTCAAGGCCGGCCAGGCCCGGCCCAAGCCGCAGGCCAAGCCGAGCCCGCGCGCCGCACAGCCCGATATGCCCCCGCCGCCGCCTCCGGGCGAAGGCGAGGACGATCGCGTGCGCCGTCGCGCCGCCCCCGCGCCCAAGGCGCTGGTTGACCGCGACGAACTCGAACGCGCCAAGCGCAACGCCGCTCCGCGTCCGGGTGCGACCCCGGCCCGCCGGGGCAATGACGGCAGCTCGCGCGGCCGGCTCAACGTCAATTCGGCGCTCGACGACAATGACCAGCGCGGGCCCTCGCTCGCGGCCATGCGCCGGCGCCAGAACAAGAAGATGGGCCGCAACACCAAGGTGGCCCAGCCCAAGCTTTCGCGCGAAGTGACGATTCCGGAAGCCATCACGGTGGGCGAGCTTGCCAACCGCATGGCCGAACGTGCCGTCGACGTGATCAAGCTGCTCATGGCCCAGGGCCAAATGGCCAAGATCAACGACGTGATCGATGCCGATACCGCTGAACTGATCGCCACCGAGCTGGGCCATACCGTCAAGCGCGTCGCCGAAAGCGATGTGGAAGAGGGTCTGTTCGACGACGTCACGAACGACGAAGCCGGCGATCTGGTCGGGCGGCCGCCGGTCGTGACCATCATGGGGCACGTCGACCACGGCAAGACCTCGCTGCTCGATGCGATCCGTGAGGCCAATGTGGTCTCCACCGAAGCGGGTGGCATCACCCAGCACATCGGCGCCTATCAGGTGGAAAAGGACGGACAGAAGATCACCTTCCTCGACACCCCCGGCCACGAGGCGTTTACCGCCATGCGCGCCCGCGGCGCCCAGGCGACCGACATCGCCATTCTGGTGGTAGCCGCCGATGACGGCGTGATGCCCCAGACGATCGAATCGATCAAGCACGCCAAGGCGGCAGGCGTTCCGATCATCGTTGCGGTCAACAAGATCGACAAGCCCGGCGCCGACCCCAACCGCGTGCGCACCGAACTGCTCCAGCACGAGGTATTCGTGGAATCGATGGGCGGTGAAGTGCTCGACGTCGAGGTGTCCGCGCTCAAAAAGACCAATCTCGACGGGTTGCTCGAAGCGATTTTGCTGCAGTCCGAAGTGCTCGAACTCAAGGCACCCGAAAAGGGCCGCGCCGAAGGCCTGGTGATCGAAAGCAAGCTCGACAAGGGCCGTGGCGCGGTGGCGACCATGCTCGTCCAGCGCGGCACGCTTTCGGTTGGCGATATCGTTGTGGCCGGCACCGAATGGGCCAAGGTCCGCGCGCTGATCGACGACAAGGGTGCCCAGGTGAAGTCGGCCAGCCCCTCGACTCCGGTCGAAGTGCTGGGCTTTTCGGGCGTCCCCGATGCCGGCGACCGCTTTGCGGTGGTCGAGAACGAGGCGCGGGCCCGCGAGGTCACCGAATACCGCCAGCGCGTCATCCGCGAAAAGACGGCAGGCGGCGGCGCCACCAGCCTCGAGCAGATGATGAACCAGCTCAAGGCCTCGGGCATCGCCAAGTTCCCGCTGCTCATCAAGGGCGACGTGCAGGGCTCGGTCGAAGCGATCGTCACTGCGCTGAACAAGCTCTCGACCGACGAGGTCTCTGCCCAGATCCTTTATTCGGGCGTGGGCGGGATCACCGAATCCGACGTGACGCTGGCCACGGCCTCCAACGCCGTGATCATCGGCTTTAACGTGCGTGCCAACAAGCAGGCCGCCGAACTGGCCAATCGCGAAGGCATCGAGATCCGCTACTACAACATCATCTACGACCTTATCGACGACGTTAAGGGCGTGATGAGCGGCATGCTCGCTCCGGAAGTGCGCGAGACCTTCATCGGCAATGCCGAGATCCTGGAAGTGTTCAACATCTCCAAGGTGGGCAAGGTCGCGGGCTGCCGGGTCACCGACGGCATGGTGGAACGCGGCGCCGGCGTGCGCCTGATCCGCGACAACGTCGTGATCCACGAAGGCAGGCTTTCGACGCTCAAGCGCTTCAAGGACGAGGTCAAGGAAGTGCAGGCCGGCCAGGAATGCGGCATGGCCTTCGAGAAGTACGAGGACATGCGCGTGGGCGATGTCATCGAATGCTACCGCGTCGAGAAGGTGCAGCGCTCGCTGTAA
- a CDS encoding RNA-binding protein, which produces MGREKDVTRLCALTREEKPAAALIRFAVSPDGVLAPDVDSKAPGRGVWITLSSDAVAEAVRKKVFARSLKENVTVPPDLAQQVRTRLEQRLAGALGLARKAGALATGAAKVAGLLEAGRAAALITASDAAPDGRRKMLQSARRGGNAETLAHIESLSSAQLGLALGLENVIHAALTPGAAANSAIERANRLALYIATDREEDGTI; this is translated from the coding sequence TTGGGCCGCGAAAAGGATGTAACAAGACTGTGCGCTTTGACGCGGGAGGAAAAGCCCGCCGCAGCGCTCATCCGTTTCGCGGTTTCCCCTGACGGGGTGCTGGCGCCCGATGTCGATTCCAAGGCCCCCGGACGCGGGGTCTGGATCACCCTTTCCTCCGACGCTGTTGCCGAGGCGGTGCGCAAAAAGGTTTTCGCGCGCAGCCTCAAGGAAAACGTCACGGTGCCGCCCGACCTTGCACAGCAGGTGCGGACGCGGTTAGAACAGCGCCTCGCGGGCGCGCTGGGCCTGGCGCGCAAGGCCGGTGCACTGGCAACGGGCGCAGCCAAGGTCGCGGGCCTTTTGGAGGCGGGGCGCGCAGCGGCGCTGATAACGGCAAGCGATGCCGCCCCGGACGGGCGCCGCAAGATGCTGCAATCGGCGCGGCGCGGGGGAAACGCCGAGACGTTGGCCCATATCGAATCTCTTTCGTCGGCCCAATTGGGTTTGGCATTGGGGCTCGAAAATGTGATACACGCTGCGCTGACTCCCGGCGCGGCAGCAAATTCGGCGATTGAGCGGGCAAACCGGCTCGCTCTCTACATCGCCACAGACAGAGAAGAAGACGGCACCATATGA
- the nusA gene encoding transcription termination factor NusA, producing MAVSANRLELLQIADAVAREKSIDRMIVIEAMEEAIQRAAKARYGAETEVKAEINPRTGELRLWRLLEVVERVEEYGRQISLKEAQGKNSAAKLGDYVTEPLPPIEFGRIAAQSAKQVIVQKVRDAERDRMYEEYSDRVGEIINGSVKRVEYGNVIVDLGRGEAIIRRDELIPREQFRYGDRVRAYIYDVRREQRGPQIFLSRTHPQFMAKLFAQEVPEIYDGIITIRSIARDPGSRAKIAVTSSDSSIDPVGACVGMRGSRVQAVVGELQGEKIDIIPWTNNIADLVVSALQPADVAKVVLDEQAERIEVVVPDEQLSLAIGRRGQNVRLASQLIGWDIDILTEQEESERRQKEFTERTALFMEALDVDEMVAQLLASEGFSSIEELAYVDLAEIASIGGFDEETAGEIQNRATEFLDAQERELDEERQKLGVEDALYDIPGLSAAMLVALGKDDIKTVEDFAGCVADDLIGWSERKDGETKRYDGTLSAFPLSREEAEDMIMAARLKAGWISEEDLPQAEAAQESEEAYAEGGAAE from the coding sequence ATGGCCGTTTCAGCGAACAGGTTGGAACTTTTGCAGATCGCCGATGCGGTGGCGCGCGAAAAGTCGATCGACCGCATGATCGTGATCGAAGCCATGGAAGAGGCCATCCAGCGCGCTGCCAAGGCCCGCTACGGCGCCGAGACCGAGGTCAAGGCCGAGATCAATCCGCGCACCGGCGAACTCCGCCTCTGGCGCCTGCTCGAAGTCGTCGAGCGCGTCGAGGAATATGGCCGGCAGATTTCCTTGAAGGAAGCCCAGGGCAAGAATTCGGCCGCCAAGCTCGGCGACTATGTGACCGAACCGCTCCCCCCGATCGAATTCGGGCGTATCGCGGCGCAGTCGGCCAAGCAGGTGATCGTCCAGAAAGTGCGCGATGCCGAGCGCGACCGGATGTACGAGGAATATTCCGATCGCGTGGGCGAGATCATCAACGGCTCGGTCAAGCGCGTCGAATACGGCAATGTGATCGTCGATCTGGGCCGTGGCGAAGCCATCATCCGCCGTGACGAATTGATCCCGCGCGAGCAGTTCCGCTATGGTGACCGCGTGCGCGCCTATATCTACGATGTGCGCCGCGAGCAGCGGGGTCCGCAGATTTTCCTCTCGCGCACCCATCCCCAGTTCATGGCCAAGCTCTTTGCCCAGGAAGTGCCGGAAATCTACGATGGCATCATCACCATCCGCTCGATCGCCCGCGATCCGGGCTCGCGCGCCAAGATCGCGGTGACCTCGTCCGATTCCTCGATCGATCCGGTCGGCGCGTGCGTGGGTATGCGCGGCAGCCGCGTTCAGGCGGTCGTGGGAGAATTGCAGGGCGAAAAGATTGATATTATCCCCTGGACGAACAATATAGCGGATCTGGTCGTCTCCGCGCTCCAGCCCGCCGATGTCGCCAAGGTGGTGCTCGACGAGCAGGCCGAGCGCATCGAGGTGGTGGTGCCCGACGAGCAGCTCTCGCTCGCCATCGGCCGCCGCGGACAGAATGTGCGCCTGGCGTCCCAGCTCATCGGCTGGGACATCGACATCCTGACCGAACAGGAAGAATCCGAACGCCGCCAGAAGGAATTCACCGAGCGTACGGCCCTGTTCATGGAAGCGCTCGATGTGGACGAGATGGTCGCCCAGCTTCTGGCGTCCGAAGGCTTCTCCTCGATCGAGGAACTTGCCTATGTCGATCTGGCCGAAATCGCCTCGATCGGCGGGTTCGACGAGGAAACCGCGGGCGAAATCCAGAACCGCGCTACCGAATTCCTCGATGCCCAGGAGCGCGAGCTGGACGAGGAGCGGCAAAAGCTCGGTGTCGAAGACGCGCTCTACGACATTCCGGGGCTCTCGGCCGCCATGCTGGTGGCGCTCGGCAAGGACGACATCAAGACGGTCGAGGATTTCGCCGGCTGTGTCGCCGACGATCTGATCGGCTGGTCCGAGCGCAAGGATGGCGAGACCAAGCGCTATGACGGCACGCTTTCGGCCTTCCCGCTTTCGCGCGAGGAAGCCGAGGACATGATCATGGCGGCGCGTTTGAAGGCCGGCTGGATCTCCGAAGAGGACCTGCCGCAGGCCGAAGCTGCACAAGAAAGCGAGGAGGCTTACGCCGAGGGCGGAGCCGCCGAGTAA
- the rimP gene encoding ribosome maturation factor RimP, protein MTTNTKRYVRESALEQRIAAIVEPVAESLGYDLVRVRLTQDNGITLQIMAEDESGRFTIEDCEKLHNDLNPVLDLEDPIDREYHLEISSPGVDRPLVRARDFQAWAGHEARIELADMVDGRKRFRGEIVGADDDTFSIRLPDAPAGTDPVHTLPLNLLADAKLVMTDKLLDEAKKRQDEDPDYDESDQDIETIITDETDGEAADERNQEN, encoded by the coding sequence ATGACGACTAACACCAAACGCTACGTCCGCGAATCCGCGCTTGAACAGCGCATCGCCGCGATCGTCGAACCGGTGGCCGAATCTCTCGGGTATGACCTGGTTCGTGTCCGCCTGACCCAGGACAACGGCATAACGCTGCAGATCATGGCCGAAGACGAGAGCGGGCGCTTTACCATCGAGGATTGCGAAAAGCTTCACAACGACCTCAATCCGGTCCTCGATCTCGAAGATCCCATCGATCGCGAATACCACCTGGAGATCTCCTCTCCCGGCGTCGACCGGCCGCTGGTGAGGGCCCGCGATTTCCAGGCCTGGGCCGGCCATGAAGCCAGGATCGAGCTTGCCGATATGGTCGATGGGCGCAAGCGCTTTCGCGGCGAGATCGTGGGGGCTGATGACGATACGTTTTCGATCCGGCTGCCCGATGCGCCGGCCGGCACCGATCCGGTGCACACCCTGCCGCTGAACCTTCTGGCCGATGCCAAGCTGGTCATGACCGACAAGCTGCTCGACGAGGCCAAGAAGCGCCAGGACGAAGACCCCGATTACGACGAGTCCGACCAGGACATCGAAACCATCATTACCGACGAAACCGACGGCGAAGCCGCCGACGAGCGAAATCAGGAGAATTGA
- the trmB gene encoding tRNA (guanosine(46)-N7)-methyltransferase TrmB: protein MTIKLIPQDPKGPRAFFGRRAGKKLHKGQQALFETLLPELTVDISRPVDPLALFPRAERIHLEIGYGGGEHLARIARENPDDGFIGCEVFTGGIGKLLEAIDIEGIGNIALFPDDVIKLLAVMPDACLDCLYVLYPDPWPKPRHHKRRLIQFPVLAEFARVLKPGGTFRFATDIEDYANWTLAHILKSEGFVWSAAVPGAWHQPYPGWQATRYEQKARRQGREKSFYFEFLRS, encoded by the coding sequence ATGACCATCAAACTCATTCCGCAGGATCCCAAGGGACCGCGCGCCTTTTTCGGCCGCCGCGCCGGCAAGAAGCTGCACAAGGGCCAGCAGGCGCTGTTCGAAACCCTGCTGCCGGAGTTGACCGTGGACATTTCGCGGCCGGTCGATCCCCTCGCGCTGTTTCCGCGGGCCGAGCGTATCCATCTCGAGATCGGCTATGGCGGCGGAGAGCATCTGGCGCGGATCGCGCGGGAAAACCCCGATGATGGGTTCATCGGCTGCGAGGTGTTCACCGGCGGCATCGGCAAGCTGCTCGAGGCGATCGATATCGAGGGGATCGGAAATATCGCGCTGTTCCCCGACGACGTTATCAAGCTGCTCGCCGTGATGCCCGACGCCTGCCTCGATTGCCTCTATGTGCTCTATCCAGACCCCTGGCCCAAGCCGCGCCACCACAAGCGCCGGCTGATCCAGTTCCCGGTGCTGGCCGAATTTGCCCGTGTGCTCAAGCCCGGCGGCACCTTCCGGTTTGCCACCGATATCGAGGATTATGCCAATTGGACGCTGGCCCATATCCTCAAATCGGAAGGCTTCGTCTGGTCGGCCGCAGTGCCGGGCGCTTGGCATCAGCCCTACCCCGGCTGGCAGGCGACGCGATATGAACAAAAGGCCCGCCGGCAGGGGCGGGAAAAGAGCTTTTATTTCGAGTTCTTGCGTTCCTGA